The following are encoded together in the Xanthomonas vesicatoria ATCC 35937 genome:
- the recO gene encoding DNA repair protein RecO — protein sequence MLIEHEHGFVLHVRAWRETSVLVEVLTEQYGRVGLLARGVQGPRKQALRAALQPLQLIQFTAVQRGELAQLRQAEALDTAPRLVGERMLAGFYISELLLRLAPRNDSVPELYACYAQARAHLASDLSLAWSLRRFERDVLEGLGFAFDLQHDSDGQPIDPAARYRLDPQEGAMRVLSERLAQDRRETVTGAALLALAEDSMPATDDMPGLRRSMRSVLLHHLNGRGLKSWEMLEDLARRR from the coding sequence ATGCTGATCGAACACGAACACGGCTTCGTCCTGCATGTGCGTGCCTGGCGCGAGACCAGCGTGCTGGTGGAAGTGCTGACCGAGCAGTACGGGCGGGTCGGGTTGCTGGCGCGGGGCGTGCAGGGCCCGCGCAAGCAGGCCCTGCGTGCGGCGCTGCAGCCACTGCAACTGATCCAGTTCACGGCCGTGCAACGTGGTGAACTTGCGCAACTGCGTCAGGCCGAAGCGCTCGATACCGCGCCGCGATTGGTTGGCGAGCGCATGCTGGCCGGTTTCTACATCAGCGAGCTGCTGCTGCGCCTGGCCCCTCGCAATGATTCCGTACCGGAACTCTACGCGTGCTATGCACAGGCACGGGCGCACCTGGCGTCGGACTTGTCGCTGGCGTGGTCGCTGCGCCGGTTCGAGCGCGATGTGCTGGAGGGGCTGGGGTTTGCCTTCGATCTGCAGCACGACAGCGACGGACAGCCGATCGACCCGGCGGCGCGCTACCGACTCGATCCGCAGGAGGGCGCCATGCGGGTATTGAGCGAACGTCTGGCGCAGGATCGGCGCGAAACCGTGACAGGCGCGGCGCTGTTGGCCCTGGCGGAAGACAGCATGCCGGCCACCGATGACATGCCCGGCCTGCGCCGCAGCATGCGCAGCGTGCTGCTGCATCATCTGAACGGGCGTGGGCTGAAATCCTGGGAAATGCTCGAGGATCTGGCGCGGCGGCGTTGA
- a CDS encoding response regulator: MNMATRQEPHPRLLLVEDDPISRGFLQAALESLPAQVDCADSLSSALDRARERRHDLWLIDVNLPDGTGSGLLRALRLLHPDVPALAHTADGDMAMQRGLQSDGFLEMLVKPLTTERLLQAVRRGLARGRYSVAPVGVVDIAASDWDEAAALSALNGQQHHLNALRELFLAELPGTRDAVTSALNISDEQALRNHLHRLQASCGFVGAARLAGAVRLLRGDPQSRTAQTQFHAAVAALLH, translated from the coding sequence ATGAACATGGCGACACGTCAGGAACCCCATCCACGACTCTTGTTGGTGGAAGACGACCCGATCAGCCGCGGCTTTCTGCAGGCGGCCCTGGAAAGTCTTCCGGCCCAGGTGGATTGCGCCGATTCGTTGTCGTCGGCGCTGGATCGCGCACGCGAACGTCGCCACGACCTTTGGCTGATCGACGTCAATCTTCCCGATGGCACCGGTAGCGGCCTGCTGCGCGCGTTGCGTCTGCTGCACCCGGACGTGCCTGCACTGGCGCATACCGCCGATGGCGACATGGCCATGCAGCGCGGACTGCAGTCCGATGGCTTTCTGGAAATGCTGGTCAAGCCGCTGACCACCGAACGCCTGTTGCAGGCGGTGCGTCGCGGCTTGGCACGTGGTCGTTACAGCGTGGCGCCGGTCGGCGTGGTCGACATCGCCGCCAGCGATTGGGACGAGGCGGCGGCGCTGAGCGCCCTCAACGGCCAACAGCACCACCTCAACGCACTGCGCGAACTGTTCCTGGCAGAGCTACCGGGTACACGCGACGCGGTCACCTCCGCGCTGAACATCAGCGATGAACAGGCCCTGCGCAATCACCTGCATCGGCTGCAGGCCAGCTGCGGTTTCGTCGGCGCGGCGCGGCTGGCCGGCGCGGTCCGCCTGCTGCGTGGCGACCCGCAATCGCGCACCGCGCAGACCCAGTTTCATGCGGCTGTAGCAGCGTTATTGCACTGA
- the rlmD gene encoding 23S rRNA (uracil(1939)-C(5))-methyltransferase RlmD: MARTRNRFDRTPFQTAITDLSHDGRGVARRDGEGGKVTFISGALPGELVRAEPTARSRHFDEAKTVEVLEASPQRVAPRCPHFGVCAGCVLQHLEESQQIVAKQRVLMDNLERIGHVSPQAVLPALVGDSWGYRRKGRFSVRRVEKKDKTLVGFRELDPRFVADLSVCYTVIPQIGEKIPLLAALVESMDGKRDIPQIEFIAGDDAVALTIRHMQPLSERDRQAWVEFAQTHGFAIFLQPGGVDSVQPLWPQDVPLSFRLPQWDVELAFRPLDFIQVNASLNQKMIAHALALLDARPDDRVLDLFCGLGNFTLPLARTVREVVGVEGDAGLVARAKENAQRNGLDNAQFYAADLTQDQRNAPWMRQGFDKLLLDPPRSGALEVLQQLPLKKFDRIVYVSCHPGSLARDAGYLVNEQGFTLVSAGAMDMFPHTAHVESIAVFERR, from the coding sequence GTGGCCAGAACCCGAAACCGTTTCGACCGTACTCCCTTCCAGACCGCCATCACCGACCTGAGCCATGACGGCCGTGGGGTGGCGCGCCGCGACGGCGAAGGCGGCAAGGTCACCTTCATCAGCGGCGCCTTGCCCGGTGAACTGGTGCGTGCCGAGCCCACCGCGCGCAGCCGCCATTTCGATGAAGCCAAGACGGTAGAAGTGCTGGAAGCCTCGCCGCAGCGGGTGGCTCCGCGCTGCCCGCATTTTGGCGTGTGCGCCGGGTGCGTGTTGCAGCACCTGGAGGAGTCGCAGCAGATCGTGGCAAAGCAGCGCGTGCTGATGGACAACCTGGAGCGCATCGGTCACGTCAGCCCACAGGCGGTGCTGCCCGCGCTGGTTGGCGACTCGTGGGGTTATCGGCGCAAAGGCCGTTTCTCGGTGCGGCGGGTGGAAAAGAAGGACAAGACCCTGGTGGGGTTTCGCGAACTGGACCCGCGCTTTGTGGCCGACCTGTCGGTCTGCTACACGGTGATCCCGCAGATCGGCGAGAAGATTCCGCTGCTGGCCGCCCTGGTCGAGAGCATGGACGGCAAGCGCGACATCCCGCAGATCGAGTTCATCGCCGGCGACGATGCGGTGGCGCTGACCATTCGCCACATGCAGCCGCTCAGCGAGCGCGATCGGCAGGCCTGGGTGGAGTTTGCGCAGACGCACGGGTTTGCGATCTTCTTGCAGCCCGGCGGCGTGGACAGCGTGCAGCCGTTGTGGCCACAGGACGTGCCGCTCTCATTCCGCCTGCCGCAATGGGACGTGGAGCTGGCGTTCCGGCCGCTGGATTTCATCCAGGTCAATGCGTCGCTCAACCAGAAGATGATTGCGCACGCGCTCGCCCTTCTTGATGCGAGGCCCGACGACCGCGTGCTGGATCTGTTTTGCGGTCTGGGCAATTTTACCCTGCCGCTGGCACGGACGGTGCGCGAGGTGGTGGGCGTGGAAGGCGATGCCGGGTTGGTCGCGCGTGCGAAGGAAAACGCGCAGCGCAACGGCTTGGACAACGCGCAGTTTTATGCGGCGGATCTGACCCAGGACCAGCGCAACGCGCCGTGGATGCGGCAGGGCTTCGACAAGCTGCTGCTGGATCCCCCGCGTTCGGGTGCACTGGAAGTGCTGCAGCAACTGCCGCTGAAGAAGTTCGACCGCATCGTCTACGTCAGCTGCCACCCGGGCTCGCTGGCACGCGATGCCGGTTATCTGGTCAACGAACAGGGCTTTACGCTGGTGTCGGCCGGTGCGATGGATATGTTCCCGCACACCGCGCATGTGGAAAGCATTGCGGTGTTCGAACGGCGCTAG
- a CDS encoding CYTH domain-containing protein, which yields MGIEIERKFLVTGDGWRSAAHAVIPMAQGYINDQAAMRSGAQSASVRVRVQGESAFLNLKSREVGHTRQEFEYPIPVADARALLALCVGGLIDKRRHLVEYQGHVWEVDEFLGDNAGLVVAEIELGSADEAFAKPEWIGAEVTDDVRYYNLALASHPFSQWLGDEEPGSGSRDS from the coding sequence ATGGGCATTGAAATCGAACGCAAATTTCTGGTGACCGGCGACGGCTGGCGTAGCGCTGCGCATGCAGTGATCCCGATGGCGCAGGGCTATATCAACGACCAGGCAGCGATGCGCAGTGGTGCGCAAAGTGCGTCGGTGCGTGTGCGTGTTCAGGGCGAGAGCGCGTTTCTCAATCTGAAATCGCGCGAGGTTGGGCATACCCGTCAGGAGTTCGAGTACCCGATCCCGGTCGCCGATGCACGCGCGTTGCTGGCCCTGTGCGTGGGTGGCTTGATCGACAAGCGCCGGCATCTGGTCGAGTACCAGGGACACGTCTGGGAAGTGGACGAATTCCTGGGCGATAACGCAGGGTTGGTGGTGGCCGAGATCGAGCTTGGCAGTGCCGACGAGGCGTTCGCCAAGCCCGAATGGATCGGTGCGGAAGTCACCGACGACGTGCGCTATTACAACCTGGCATTGGCGTCGCATCCGTTCTCGCAGTGGCTGGGAGACGAGGAGCCGGGATCGGGCAGCCGGGATTCGTAA
- a CDS encoding DsbA family oxidoreductase gives MRIDIWSDVVCPWCWIGKRRFEQAIAALGAQLPALDIHYHAFELDPDAGAEPVPLRDALARKFGGAARVDQMLAQTQDTARAEGLPFDFGRGQVQVSTLRAHRLLWLATHEGDVGAVMEALFHAHFAQGQNVAATDTLVRAGEAGGLAASRVQAMLDSDEGIVEVQAQLAQASALGIRAVPSFVIDGRSLIQGAQPPEAFAQALLQLAAESVPIGGADACGPDGCAV, from the coding sequence ATGCGCATCGACATCTGGTCCGACGTGGTCTGCCCTTGGTGCTGGATCGGCAAGCGCCGTTTTGAACAGGCGATCGCCGCACTTGGGGCGCAGTTGCCGGCATTGGACATCCATTACCACGCGTTCGAGCTCGATCCGGATGCCGGCGCCGAGCCGGTGCCATTGCGCGACGCACTGGCGCGCAAGTTTGGCGGTGCCGCGCGCGTCGATCAGATGCTTGCGCAGACCCAGGACACCGCACGCGCGGAAGGGCTGCCGTTCGACTTCGGGCGTGGGCAAGTGCAGGTCAGCACCCTGCGTGCGCATCGCTTGCTCTGGCTGGCCACGCATGAGGGCGATGTCGGTGCGGTGATGGAAGCCCTGTTTCATGCGCATTTTGCGCAAGGCCAGAACGTGGCTGCAACCGACACGCTGGTGCGTGCCGGTGAGGCCGGCGGTCTGGCCGCCTCGCGGGTGCAGGCGATGCTCGACTCCGACGAAGGCATTGTGGAGGTGCAGGCCCAGTTGGCACAGGCCAGCGCGCTTGGCATTCGTGCAGTGCCCAGCTTCGTCATCGACGGACGCAGCCTGATCCAGGGCGCACAGCCGCCGGAGGCGTTTGCGCAGGCGCTGCTGCAGTTGGCTGCCGAATCGGTACCGATTGGCGGCGCCGATGCATGCGGACCAGATGGATGTGCGGTGTGA
- a CDS encoding NAD(P)/FAD-dependent oxidoreductase yields MSHQPRTVAVIGAGLAGLACAKALQAAGAVVTVYERGDAPGGRMRGRAGAGWQCDAGAQYFTARDPDFAAVAQAWGAAGVAARWPARIARWDGTEMRASQTALTRFVGVPEMAAPVHALAIGLDVRLHAPVRSLQRNGQGWALRVHGEPAMQMVDTVLLALAAPDAAALLAGIAPALATIAGDARMQPAWAVVLRFDARIDPGYDALFVNTGSLRWVARDSSKPARQGAETWLLHATADWSQLHVDATPEDVSAMLLPELAALGLPLPQACDAYRWEVASTDPPLQAGCVWDAQLRLGMCGDWLAGGKVEGAWQSGTALAQRVSAGDIALQTDA; encoded by the coding sequence ATGTCGCACCAGCCGCGCACGGTCGCGGTGATCGGTGCCGGCTTGGCCGGGCTGGCCTGTGCCAAGGCGCTGCAGGCTGCCGGCGCGGTGGTGACGGTCTACGAGCGGGGCGATGCGCCAGGCGGCCGCATGCGTGGCCGTGCAGGCGCCGGCTGGCAGTGCGATGCGGGGGCGCAATATTTCACTGCGCGCGATCCGGACTTTGCGGCCGTGGCGCAGGCATGGGGCGCCGCCGGCGTGGCGGCGCGCTGGCCTGCGCGCATCGCACGCTGGGATGGAACCGAAATGCGCGCTTCTCAAACCGCGTTGACGCGTTTTGTTGGAGTGCCGGAGATGGCCGCTCCCGTGCACGCACTGGCGATAGGGCTGGATGTTCGGTTACATGCGCCGGTGCGCAGCTTGCAACGCAATGGCCAAGGCTGGGCGTTGCGCGTGCACGGCGAGCCTGCGATGCAGATGGTCGATACGGTGCTGCTCGCACTTGCGGCGCCGGATGCGGCTGCGTTGTTGGCGGGGATTGCGCCTGCGCTTGCGACCATTGCCGGCGATGCGCGCATGCAGCCGGCCTGGGCGGTGGTGCTGCGGTTCGACGCGCGTATCGATCCAGGCTACGACGCGCTGTTCGTCAACACCGGCTCGTTGCGCTGGGTGGCACGCGATTCCAGCAAGCCGGCACGGCAGGGCGCCGAGACCTGGCTGCTGCACGCCACGGCCGACTGGAGCCAGCTGCATGTCGATGCCACGCCCGAAGACGTCAGCGCCATGCTGCTGCCGGAACTGGCAGCGCTCGGCCTGCCGCTGCCGCAGGCCTGCGATGCCTATCGGTGGGAGGTGGCCAGCACCGATCCGCCGTTGCAGGCCGGCTGCGTCTGGGATGCGCAGCTTCGCCTGGGCATGTGCGGCGACTGGTTGGCGGGCGGCAAGGTGGAAGGTGCGTGGCAAAGCGGAACCGCATTGGCGCAGCGGGTGAGTGCCGGCGATATCGCGCTCCAGACAGATGCATGA
- a CDS encoding cryptochrome/photolyase family protein yields the protein MHEFDTRSSASQTPAHTLRLILGDQLNPQHSWYATHDPGVVYVLMEVREETDYVLHHAQKILAIFAAMRAFAARLRRGGHRVRYVAIDDPSNRQSIPANLQALMVHYRARHLQYQAPDEWRLDEALRHWSAGCTFATHMVDSEHFLTARDEVAGCFRAGAQWRMEVFYRRMRMRTRHRILLDASGQPEGGRWNFDHDNRAPWPGDPPAPQEWRAAHDHGALWRSIEDAGVRSFGMPNAQALPWPLDRDEALQHLDAFIATALPDFGRYEDAMSTRSPRLFHSLLSFALNVKMLHPAEVITRAEAAWRQGHAPLASVEGFIRQILGWREYVRGVYWSQMPGYAQSNRLDQHAPLPHWFWDGQIGMRCLADAVGNSLANAHAHHIQRLMVIGNFALLAGLDPQALHRWYLGVYIDAFEWVELPNTVGMSQFADGGLLGSKPYISGAAYIDRMSDYCSGCRYQRKARVGARACPYNALYWDFLARQRPLLGTNERLAMPYRQLDGMAPEVLEGIQTQAAHWRATLERL from the coding sequence ATGCATGAGTTCGATACGCGCAGCAGTGCCTCGCAAACGCCTGCACACACGCTGCGCCTGATCCTGGGCGATCAGCTCAATCCGCAGCACAGCTGGTATGCCACGCACGATCCAGGCGTGGTCTACGTGCTGATGGAGGTACGCGAGGAAACCGATTACGTGCTGCATCACGCGCAGAAGATCCTGGCGATCTTTGCGGCGATGCGCGCGTTTGCCGCGCGCCTGCGGCGGGGCGGGCATCGCGTGCGCTATGTCGCGATTGATGACCCCAGTAATCGGCAATCCATCCCGGCCAATCTCCAGGCCTTGATGGTGCATTACCGTGCACGGCATCTGCAGTATCAGGCGCCGGACGAATGGCGGCTGGATGAGGCGCTGCGCCACTGGAGCGCGGGCTGTACGTTCGCCACGCACATGGTCGATAGCGAGCATTTTCTGACAGCGCGCGATGAGGTGGCGGGGTGTTTTCGCGCCGGCGCGCAGTGGCGTATGGAGGTCTTCTATCGCCGCATGCGCATGCGCACGCGCCATCGCATCCTGCTCGACGCCTCCGGCCAACCGGAAGGGGGGCGCTGGAATTTCGATCACGACAACCGCGCGCCGTGGCCCGGCGATCCGCCAGCACCACAGGAGTGGCGCGCTGCGCACGACCATGGCGCCCTGTGGCGCAGCATTGAAGATGCCGGCGTGCGCAGTTTTGGCATGCCGAATGCGCAGGCGCTGCCATGGCCGCTGGACCGCGACGAAGCCCTGCAGCATCTGGATGCCTTCATCGCCACTGCGTTGCCGGATTTCGGCCGCTACGAAGATGCGATGAGTACGCGCAGCCCGCGGCTATTCCATTCGCTGTTGTCGTTCGCGCTCAACGTCAAGATGCTGCACCCGGCCGAAGTGATTACGCGTGCCGAAGCGGCGTGGCGGCAAGGGCATGCACCGTTGGCATCGGTGGAAGGCTTTATTCGCCAGATCCTGGGCTGGCGCGAATACGTGCGCGGCGTGTACTGGTCGCAGATGCCCGGCTATGCGCAGTCCAATCGGCTCGATCAGCACGCGCCGCTGCCGCATTGGTTCTGGGACGGGCAGATCGGCATGCGTTGCCTGGCCGATGCGGTCGGTAATTCGCTGGCCAATGCGCATGCGCACCACATCCAGCGGTTAATGGTGATCGGTAATTTTGCGCTGCTGGCGGGGCTGGACCCGCAGGCGCTGCATCGCTGGTATCTGGGTGTCTATATCGATGCGTTCGAGTGGGTGGAGTTGCCCAACACGGTGGGCATGAGCCAATTTGCCGATGGTGGCCTGCTGGGCAGCAAGCCCTATATCAGCGGTGCGGCCTACATCGATCGCATGAGCGATTACTGCAGCGGTTGCCGCTACCAGCGCAAGGCGCGTGTCGGTGCGCGGGCCTGCCCCTACAACGCGCTGTATTGGGATTTCCTGGCGCGGCAGCGCCCGCTGCTGGGGACGAACGAACGCCTGGCGATGCCGTATCGGCAGCTCGATGGCATGGCGCCCGAGGTGCTGGAGGGCATCCAGACCCAGGCCGCACATTGGCGGGCGACTCTGGAGCGTCTTTGA
- the nagZ gene encoding beta-N-acetylhexosaminidase codes for MLLIGVAGTELSAQERDWLQHDAVAGVVLFKRNFASRTQVAELSASIRAAAPRPVLLCVDQEGGRVQRFREGFSALAPLQSFGTQYLQDPEGALAAARAHAQLMATEVRASGVDLSFAPVVDLGRGNRAIGDRAFSDDPQVVATFTRAYVQALHGAGMAATLKHFPGHGTVLEDTHVDHASDPRSLEQLQANDLVPFVAGIEAGADAVMMAHVVYPQVAPEPAGYSQRWIEQILRGQLGFRGVVFSDDIGMAASFSAGGVAGRVHAHLDAGCDVVLVCHPELVDESLQAVQGRSLNTAALIGLIGRGALGWDGLLAGTDASFNTPSAPFGSIA; via the coding sequence ATGCTTCTGATCGGCGTTGCCGGTACCGAACTCAGCGCACAGGAACGCGACTGGCTGCAGCACGACGCCGTCGCCGGCGTGGTGCTGTTCAAGCGCAACTTCGCCTCGCGCACCCAGGTGGCCGAGCTGTCGGCCTCCATCCGCGCTGCGGCACCGCGCCCGGTGCTGCTGTGCGTGGACCAGGAAGGCGGCCGCGTGCAGCGGTTTCGCGAAGGCTTCAGTGCACTGGCGCCGTTGCAGAGCTTCGGTACCCAATATCTGCAGGATCCGGAAGGCGCGCTCGCCGCGGCCCGCGCGCATGCGCAGCTGATGGCCACTGAAGTGCGGGCCAGCGGCGTGGACCTGAGTTTTGCGCCGGTAGTGGACCTGGGCCGCGGCAACCGCGCCATAGGTGATCGCGCCTTCAGCGACGACCCGCAGGTCGTGGCCACCTTCACCCGCGCGTATGTGCAGGCGCTGCACGGCGCCGGCATGGCGGCCACGCTCAAGCATTTCCCCGGTCACGGCACGGTGCTGGAAGACACCCATGTGGATCACGCCAGCGACCCGCGCTCGCTGGAGCAACTGCAGGCCAACGATCTGGTGCCGTTCGTGGCCGGCATCGAGGCCGGCGCCGACGCGGTGATGATGGCGCACGTGGTCTACCCGCAAGTCGCGCCGGAGCCAGCTGGTTATTCGCAGCGCTGGATCGAGCAGATCCTGCGCGGGCAACTGGGCTTCCGCGGCGTGGTGTTTTCCGACGATATCGGTATGGCCGCCTCGTTCAGTGCCGGCGGCGTGGCGGGCCGGGTGCACGCGCACCTGGATGCCGGCTGCGACGTGGTGCTGGTCTGCCATCCGGAACTGGTCGACGAATCACTGCAGGCCGTGCAAGGTCGCAGCCTCAATACTGCAGCGCTGATCGGCCTCATCGGTCGCGGCGCGCTCGGCTGGGACGGCCTGCTTGCCGGCACCGACGCCTCTTTCAACACTCCTTCCGCCCCTTTCGGATCAATTGCCTGA
- a CDS encoding hypoxanthine-guanine phosphoribosyltransferase — translation MSTLTISQALAQADLLVDRPAIDAAVATIADAIARDYAGEVPVYLTIMHGALPFSGQLALELGARGQDLQFDYLHATRYRGETVGGELVWKHRPATALFGRRVILVDDILDEGYTLQGVRQWCLEQGATDVRVAVLTVKRHDRCVPGVTADYVGVEVADRYVFGFGMDVNEQLRGIPAIYAMKQ, via the coding sequence ATGTCCACGCTCACCATTTCCCAGGCCCTGGCCCAAGCCGATCTGCTGGTCGACCGCCCGGCTATCGACGCTGCCGTCGCCACCATTGCCGATGCCATCGCACGCGATTACGCCGGCGAAGTGCCGGTGTATCTCACCATCATGCACGGCGCGTTGCCGTTCTCCGGCCAATTGGCGCTGGAGCTGGGCGCGCGTGGGCAGGACCTGCAGTTCGATTACCTGCACGCCACCCGCTATCGCGGCGAAACCGTCGGCGGCGAGCTGGTGTGGAAGCACCGCCCTGCCACCGCGCTGTTCGGTCGTCGCGTCATCCTGGTCGATGACATCCTCGATGAGGGCTACACGCTGCAGGGCGTGCGCCAGTGGTGCCTGGAGCAGGGCGCCACCGATGTGCGCGTGGCGGTGTTGACCGTCAAGCGCCACGACCGCTGCGTGCCAGGCGTCACCGCCGATTACGTGGGCGTGGAAGTGGCCGACCGCTATGTGTTCGGCTTCGGCATGGACGTCAACGAACAGCTGCGCGGCATTCCTGCCATCTACGCGATGAAGCAGTAA
- a CDS encoding S-methyl-5'-thioinosine phosphorylase — protein MSSNSIALAVIGGTGVYKLAQLDDVQAYQLDTPYGAPSGPIRVGMLLGHRVAFLARHGEGHSLPPHKVNYRANIAALQQIGASRVLALNTVGGITDQFGPRVLACPDQLIDYTWGRVSTYCEEPGSEVQHVDFGHPYSPMFRSKVIAAAKVTGVTMVASGCYGATQGPRLETVAEIARMRRDGCDLVGMTGMPEAGLAREKGLEYACLAIVANWAAGCGDAQEITMAEVLANVDAASSGLPELIGELARG, from the coding sequence GTGTCTTCCAATTCCATCGCATTGGCCGTCATTGGCGGCACGGGTGTCTACAAGCTCGCGCAGCTCGACGATGTGCAGGCCTACCAGCTGGACACGCCCTACGGCGCACCCTCTGGGCCAATCCGTGTCGGCATGTTGCTCGGCCATCGGGTGGCGTTCCTGGCGCGGCATGGCGAAGGCCATTCGCTGCCGCCGCACAAGGTCAATTACCGCGCAAACATCGCTGCATTGCAGCAAATCGGCGCCTCGCGTGTGCTTGCGCTCAATACCGTCGGTGGCATCACCGACCAGTTCGGCCCGCGCGTGCTGGCATGTCCCGATCAACTGATCGATTACACCTGGGGGCGCGTGTCCACGTACTGCGAAGAGCCGGGTAGCGAGGTACAGCACGTGGATTTTGGGCATCCGTATTCGCCGATGTTTCGCAGCAAGGTCATCGCTGCAGCCAAGGTGACCGGAGTCACGATGGTGGCAAGCGGTTGCTACGGTGCGACGCAGGGACCGCGTCTGGAAACGGTTGCAGAGATCGCCCGCATGCGCCGCGATGGCTGCGATCTGGTCGGCATGACCGGCATGCCCGAAGCGGGGCTTGCACGCGAAAAAGGCCTGGAATATGCGTGTTTGGCGATCGTGGCGAACTGGGCGGCCGGGTGCGGCGACGCGCAGGAAATCACCATGGCAGAGGTATTGGCCAACGTGGATGCTGCCTCGTCCGGGTTGCCCGAACTGATTGGCGAACTTGCACGCGGGTGA
- the cspE gene encoding transcription antiterminator/RNA stability regulator CspE: MPNGTVKWFNDAKGFGFISPEDGSADVFAHFSAINSKGFRSLQEGQRVSYDVTQGPKGAQASNITPVE, translated from the coding sequence ATGCCGAACGGTACCGTCAAGTGGTTCAACGACGCCAAGGGATTTGGCTTCATCTCACCGGAGGACGGCAGCGCCGATGTCTTCGCGCACTTCTCCGCGATCAATTCCAAGGGCTTCCGCAGCCTGCAGGAAGGCCAGCGCGTCAGTTATGACGTGACCCAGGGCCCCAAGGGTGCCCAGGCTTCGAACATCACGCCGGTCGAGTAA
- a CDS encoding FAD-dependent oxidoreductase translates to MQQALRIAVVGYGTAGQALAVLLGADGHQLDVFERAAKPGPVGAGFLLQPSGLQVLWKMGLLSQALVHGAPVRRLYGETPCGRAVMDMQYRDLDARLMGVGMQRGALFSLLCEAWPEYAQLHTDTQITAIDHEGRRVQDQRGHWHGPYDLIIAADGSASTLRAQVQGTQLDRVYPWGALWCLLPRGDWPFVDELRQRYIGARKMIGLLPVGTRPGDDTSRLSFFWSLPCSDFAAWEQRGIGAWRDEVAQMWPDAHLRLDSVQVHTALARASYRDAVMTRWHRGRFVLAGDAAHAMSPQLGQGVNMALLDALAMRDALRAGEDIDDALQRYQRERQAHVAIYHRWSRWLTPLFQSERDVWARGRDLLLQPMGRVPGGRGHMLRVLSGTQHGWFGKLALAPEFVDALAQPLPEALPRPQSVANGG, encoded by the coding sequence ATGCAACAAGCATTACGGATTGCGGTAGTGGGCTATGGAACAGCGGGGCAGGCGCTGGCGGTATTGCTGGGCGCCGACGGCCATCAGCTGGACGTCTTCGAGCGCGCCGCCAAGCCGGGGCCGGTCGGTGCCGGCTTCCTGCTGCAGCCCAGTGGGCTACAGGTACTGTGGAAGATGGGGCTGTTGTCGCAGGCCCTGGTGCACGGTGCGCCGGTGCGCCGCTTGTATGGCGAGACGCCGTGCGGGCGTGCGGTGATGGACATGCAATACCGCGATCTGGATGCCCGCCTGATGGGTGTGGGCATGCAGCGCGGTGCGTTGTTCTCGCTGCTGTGCGAGGCCTGGCCCGAATACGCGCAGCTGCACACCGATACCCAGATCACCGCCATCGATCACGAGGGCAGGCGCGTGCAGGACCAGCGCGGGCACTGGCATGGTCCGTACGATCTGATCATCGCCGCCGACGGCTCGGCGTCCACGCTGCGCGCACAGGTACAGGGCACCCAGCTGGATCGGGTGTATCCGTGGGGCGCGCTGTGGTGTCTGTTGCCGCGCGGGGATTGGCCGTTTGTCGATGAGCTGCGCCAGCGCTACATCGGTGCGCGCAAGATGATCGGGCTGCTGCCGGTCGGCACGCGGCCTGGCGACGACACCTCGCGCCTGAGTTTTTTCTGGAGCTTGCCGTGCAGCGATTTCGCCGCCTGGGAGCAGCGCGGCATCGGCGCATGGCGCGATGAAGTGGCGCAGATGTGGCCAGACGCGCATCTGCGTCTGGACAGCGTGCAGGTACACACCGCGCTGGCACGCGCCAGCTATCGCGATGCGGTGATGACGCGTTGGCATCGCGGCCGCTTTGTGCTGGCCGGCGACGCCGCACATGCGATGAGCCCGCAGCTGGGCCAGGGCGTCAACATGGCATTGCTGGATGCGTTGGCCATGCGCGATGCACTGCGCGCGGGCGAAGATATCGATGACGCGTTGCAGCGCTATCAGCGTGAGCGCCAGGCGCATGTGGCGATCTATCACCGCTGGAGTCGCTGGCTCACGCCACTGTTTCAATCCGAGCGCGATGTGTGGGCGCGGGGGCGCGATCTGTTGCTGCAGCCGATGGGGCGCGTCCCTGGCGGCCGCGGCCACATGCTGCGCGTGCTCAGTGGCACCCAGCATGGCTGGTTCGGCAAGTTGGCGCTGGCGCCGGAGTTCGTGGACGCGCTGGCGCAACCATTGCCGGAGGCGCTGCCACGGCCGCAAAGCGTTGCCAACGGCGGCTGA